A portion of the Nitratidesulfovibrio termitidis HI1 genome contains these proteins:
- a CDS encoding lipopolysaccharide assembly protein LapA domain-containing protein, whose product MRFVKVLVLVLVFFISMMFFVQNNAVLSQAVTLKLDLFFDTAWSSIELPFYFMILCAFLLGALCTMLLLMVSRLRAGAALRRANKRIRVLEKELNSLRNLPLETARKTPEPVTATTPAPVAAAEPTPAKAG is encoded by the coding sequence ATGCGCTTCGTCAAGGTTCTCGTTCTGGTACTGGTGTTCTTCATCTCCATGATGTTCTTCGTGCAGAACAACGCGGTGCTGTCGCAGGCCGTCACCCTGAAGCTCGACCTGTTCTTCGACACCGCGTGGAGTTCCATCGAACTGCCGTTCTACTTCATGATCCTGTGTGCCTTTCTGCTGGGCGCGCTGTGTACCATGCTGCTGCTCATGGTCAGCCGCCTGCGTGCCGGGGCCGCCCTGCGCCGTGCCAACAAGCGCATCCGCGTGCTGGAAAAGGAACTGAATTCGCTGCGCAACCTGCCGCTGGAAACCGCGCGCAAGACTCCGGAACCGGTGACGGCCACTACCCCGGCCCCCGTTGCCGCTGCGGAACCCACCCCGGCCAAGGCCGGCTAG
- a CDS encoding CBS domain-containing protein — translation MQQPPKIAAPVLITAHANADFDALAAMVAAGKLYPGAVLVFPGSQERTLRNFFIESATYMFNFRQARDIDPESVQTLVIVDTRQHSRVPHVHNVLARAGVTVHLWDHHPDTPEDIPAAFSRVFPWGSTTAIIVAEIRERGLTLSGDEATMLGLGIFEDTGSFTFASTTEHDFSAAGWLKTQGMDLNAIAELIARDLTSEQVGILNALLESATTHDINGTLVTIAEASLETYMGDFALLAHKMMDMENIKVLFALCRMGDRVQVVARSRLAEVDVAQVCTSLGGGGHPYAASASVKDKTLQQVRDELFALLFSAVNPQMRVRDLMSSPVVGVDDDRSIADAEETMTRYGLKAVPVFATGTRRCVGYLEQQTAARAIAHGLGHMGVTEYMHRRVQTVTPNEDLYKVMEIIVGQRQRLVPVVDRVPAPHLAGSYGVDRTPPPPSSGPSPSSGPSGSHAADSDEEAGDVVGVITRTDLINTLVEEPARIPETLLPESRREKNIRSLLQERLPDTHFRLLELAGRLGDRLDVPVYAVGGFVRDILLGRPNLDLDVVVEGDGIAFARALADELGGRMRAHHKFKTAVVIFPAWESEKTRGGNGRPDAAPDAAQDVTLNVLPATEISGATITPPALPVAGNASDEATAEAAHRAAARPEQRIDVATARLEYYEYPAALPTVELSSIKMDLYRRDFTINAQAVQLNGAHFGRLVDFFGAQRDMKDKVIRVLHSLSFVEDPTRILRAIRFEKRYDFRIGAQCERLIKNALQLGMMDRLSGARLFHELKLIFDEKAPLPCIRRMEDFDILRLIHPLLKLNPAKMDVLTELERVLHWYRLLYLSPAPEPWMLYLLGLCGNGKYLDVAAVTDRLAFSRKVRQDFLTLRENVREVYNLLNLWMQRDGSMSGLNNLLSPIAPEGILYLMARAKSEDARKHISYYLTRLRGETPDITGNDLLAMGIPAGPAYGRVLRRVLAAKLDGLARTRAAQLDLAHELLREETAREALAADAGPGGEDETAAAAGGAMADDGQAGDGQDAEAACVAQGQNMTSGARRHRPAGWRELRNGQDEREGVSRQEGTSGQAEKAGQDTPGTGSETGGATGTPEG, via the coding sequence ATGCAGCAGCCCCCCAAAATCGCCGCGCCGGTGCTGATCACCGCCCATGCCAACGCAGACTTCGACGCGCTGGCCGCCATGGTGGCGGCGGGCAAGCTGTACCCCGGCGCGGTGCTGGTGTTTCCCGGCAGCCAGGAACGCACCCTGCGCAATTTCTTCATCGAAAGCGCCACCTACATGTTCAACTTCCGGCAGGCGCGCGACATCGATCCGGAAAGCGTGCAGACCCTGGTCATCGTGGATACCCGCCAGCATTCGCGGGTGCCCCACGTGCACAATGTGCTGGCCCGGGCCGGGGTTACCGTGCACCTCTGGGACCACCATCCGGATACCCCCGAAGACATTCCCGCCGCGTTCAGCCGGGTGTTCCCGTGGGGCTCCACCACGGCCATCATCGTGGCCGAGATCCGCGAGCGGGGGCTGACGCTTTCCGGCGATGAAGCCACCATGCTCGGCCTCGGCATCTTCGAGGATACCGGCTCGTTCACCTTTGCCTCCACCACCGAACACGACTTTTCCGCCGCGGGCTGGCTGAAGACCCAGGGCATGGACCTGAACGCCATCGCCGAGCTCATTGCCCGCGACCTGACCAGCGAGCAGGTGGGCATCCTCAACGCCCTGCTGGAATCGGCCACCACCCACGACATCAACGGCACCCTGGTGACCATCGCCGAGGCGTCCCTGGAAACCTACATGGGCGACTTTGCGCTGCTGGCGCACAAGATGATGGACATGGAGAACATCAAGGTGCTGTTCGCCCTGTGCCGCATGGGCGACAGGGTGCAGGTGGTGGCCCGAAGCCGTCTGGCCGAAGTGGACGTGGCCCAGGTGTGCACCTCGCTCGGGGGCGGGGGGCACCCGTACGCGGCCTCGGCCTCGGTCAAGGACAAGACCCTGCAACAGGTGCGCGACGAACTGTTCGCCCTGCTCTTTTCCGCCGTCAACCCGCAGATGCGGGTGCGCGACCTGATGTCCTCGCCCGTGGTGGGCGTGGACGACGACCGCTCCATCGCCGATGCCGAGGAAACCATGACCCGCTACGGCCTGAAGGCCGTGCCCGTGTTCGCCACGGGCACCCGGCGGTGCGTGGGTTATCTGGAACAGCAGACCGCCGCGCGGGCCATCGCGCACGGGCTGGGGCACATGGGCGTGACGGAATACATGCACCGCCGGGTGCAGACCGTGACCCCCAACGAGGACCTGTACAAGGTCATGGAAATCATCGTGGGCCAGCGCCAGCGCCTGGTGCCCGTGGTAGACAGGGTACCCGCGCCGCATCTGGCGGGCAGCTACGGCGTGGACCGCACGCCCCCGCCCCCCTCATCCGGCCCGTCCCCCTCATCCGGCCCGTCCGGCTCACACGCCGCCGACAGCGACGAGGAAGCGGGAGACGTGGTGGGGGTCATCACCCGCACCGACCTCATCAACACCCTGGTGGAAGAACCCGCCCGCATTCCGGAAACGCTGCTGCCCGAATCCCGGCGCGAAAAGAACATCCGCTCCCTGCTGCAGGAACGCCTGCCCGACACCCACTTTCGCCTGCTGGAACTGGCGGGCAGGCTGGGCGACCGGCTGGACGTGCCGGTGTACGCCGTGGGCGGCTTCGTGCGGGACATTCTGCTGGGGCGGCCCAACCTGGACCTTGATGTGGTGGTTGAAGGCGACGGCATCGCCTTTGCCCGCGCCCTGGCCGATGAACTGGGCGGGCGCATGCGCGCGCACCACAAGTTCAAGACCGCCGTGGTCATCTTTCCCGCATGGGAATCGGAAAAGACGCGCGGCGGCAACGGTCGTCCCGACGCCGCGCCCGATGCCGCACAGGACGTCACCCTGAACGTCCTCCCCGCCACGGAGATTTCCGGCGCCACCATCACCCCGCCCGCCCTCCCCGTTGCGGGCAATGCCTCCGACGAGGCCACGGCGGAAGCGGCCCACCGCGCCGCCGCACGGCCGGAACAGCGCATCGACGTGGCCACGGCCCGCCTGGAATACTACGAATATCCAGCGGCACTGCCCACAGTCGAGCTGTCGTCCATCAAGATGGACCTGTACCGACGCGACTTCACCATCAACGCCCAGGCCGTGCAGTTGAACGGCGCGCACTTCGGGCGGCTGGTGGACTTCTTCGGCGCGCAGCGCGACATGAAGGACAAGGTCATCCGCGTGCTGCACTCGCTGTCCTTCGTGGAAGACCCCACCCGCATCCTGCGCGCCATCCGCTTCGAGAAGCGCTACGATTTCCGCATCGGGGCGCAGTGCGAGCGGCTCATCAAGAACGCCCTGCAACTGGGCATGATGGATCGCCTGTCCGGGGCGCGGCTGTTCCACGAACTGAAGCTGATCTTCGACGAAAAGGCCCCCCTGCCGTGCATCCGCCGCATGGAGGACTTCGACATCCTGCGCCTGATCCACCCGCTGCTGAAACTGAATCCGGCCAAGATGGACGTGCTGACCGAGCTTGAGCGGGTGCTGCACTGGTACCGGCTGCTGTACCTTTCGCCCGCGCCGGAACCGTGGATGCTCTATCTGCTGGGGCTGTGCGGCAACGGCAAGTACCTGGACGTGGCCGCCGTCACCGACCGGCTGGCCTTCTCGCGCAAGGTCCGGCAGGACTTTCTGACGCTGCGGGAGAACGTGCGCGAGGTGTACAACCTGCTCAACCTGTGGATGCAGCGCGACGGCTCCATGAGCGGGCTGAACAACCTGCTTTCGCCCATCGCGCCGGAAGGCATCCTGTACCTGATGGCCCGCGCCAAGTCCGAGGACGCACGCAAGCATATCTCGTACTATCTCACTCGCCTGCGCGGCGAAACGCCCGACATCACCGGCAACGACCTGCTGGCCATGGGCATTCCGGCGGGGCCCGCCTACGGTCGCGTGCTGCGCCGGGTGCTGGCGGCCAAGCTGGACGGCCTGGCCCGCACCCGCGCCGCGCAACTGGACCTGGCCCACGAACTGCTGCGCGAGGAAACCGCGCGCGAGGCCCTTGCGGCGGATGCCGGACCCGGCGGGGAAGATGAAACCGCGGCAGCGGCTGGAGGGGCGATGGCTGATGACGGACAGGCTGGCGACGGGCAGGACGCCGAAGCCGCCTGCGTGGCCCAGGGCCAGAACATGACCTCCGGCGCCAGGCGGCACAGGCCTGCGGGCTGGCGTGAACTTCGGAACGGACAGGACGAACGGGAAGGAGTGAGCAGGCAGGAAGGAACGTCCGGACAGGCGGAAAAGGCTGGACAGGACACGCCCGGAACCGGCAGCGAAACGGGCGGCGCCACCGGAACGCCGGAGGGCTGA
- a CDS encoding HIT family protein, whose protein sequence is METLWAPWRLDYILGPKPDSCVFCLPEHTDEDEARLVLYRGRHNFVIMNKFPYNNGHLMVTPFRHVMDLAALEPDEAHEMMDLIQTCTTMLRQRFNPQGINVGLNLGEAAGAGIREHLHFHLVPRWNGDSSFMAVMSETRVIPEHLHSTYHALKPLFDRLPRAGR, encoded by the coding sequence ATGGAAACCCTCTGGGCGCCGTGGCGCCTCGACTACATCCTGGGCCCCAAGCCCGACAGCTGCGTGTTCTGCCTGCCCGAGCACACCGACGAGGACGAGGCACGCCTGGTCCTGTACCGGGGGCGGCACAATTTCGTGATCATGAACAAGTTCCCGTACAACAACGGCCACCTCATGGTCACGCCGTTCCGGCACGTCATGGACCTTGCCGCGCTGGAACCGGACGAAGCCCACGAAATGATGGACCTTATCCAGACCTGCACCACCATGCTGCGCCAGCGCTTCAACCCGCAGGGCATCAACGTGGGGCTGAACCTGGGCGAGGCCGCCGGGGCGGGCATCCGCGAACATCTGCATTTCCACCTTGTGCCGCGCTGGAACGGCGATTCGTCGTTCATGGCGGTGATGAGCGAAACACGGGTCATTCCCGAGCATCTGCATTCCACGTATCATGCCCTGAAACCCCTGTTCGACCGCCTGCCCCGCGCGGGACGGTAA
- the mutS gene encoding DNA mismatch repair protein MutS has translation MFEQYLRIKDDYPDALLLYRMGDFYEMFFDDAETAARELQIALTCRNPNADLRVPMCGVPHHSVEGYITQLLEKGFKVALCDQIEDPREAKGLVKRAVTRVLTPGTVVEDANLDAKGHNYLGALFWDEDKEAGGFAWLDFSTGEWSGLHAKKAADLWQWVRKMQPRELLVTESAQVPSSMSLTSTQVVRVPGRAPFDLKAATERLLHAQGVRDTGALGLEGKDELVRSCGALLAYVVQTQKQDIIHLAPFRPLNLGRHLLVDEVTERNLEIFRRLDGRKGPGTLWHVLDHTQTPMGGRLLEERLRHPWREMGPIEETQAAVSWLFERDDTRRDLRAGLDEVYDLERLTTRIFLNRAAPKDYVALRQSLAALPRVRGVLERPETPHGSYPTDGEARGDGRPPFLRAALKGWDDLSDYFDLLERALVDSPPHLVTEGGLFRPGFHAELDELLDLTEHGENMLQQLLAEEQASSGLPRLKLGFNRVFGYYFELPRTASDAVPEHFVRRQTLANAERFTTPRLKELEEKLVSASDRRKSLEYKLFQKLRETVSEARPRVLFMADLLAGFDYWQSLAETARRWNWTRPVLAQDTDILIREGRHPVVEAMQGSANFIPNDLRMDEARRLLLITGPNMAGKSTVLRQTAIICLLAQMGSFVPAREARLGIADRVFSRVGASDNLAQGQSTFMVEMMETARILRQAGKRSLVILDEIGRGTSTFDGLALAWAVVEELARRAGGTIRTLFATHYHELTALEGRIPGVHNMNIAIREWGGEIVFLRRLVPGPSDRSYGIEVARLAGVPQPVVQRARELLHELEKTRDGRGDAPRAARAVLPGLDMPEPKQAAKPRALLAARAEPVAHPLLTTLRDLDTDHLTPMGALQLLNEWKLLWGGPAHAEDTVPDQPPAAPGDDRA, from the coding sequence ATGTTCGAGCAGTACCTGCGCATCAAGGACGACTATCCGGATGCGCTGCTGCTCTACCGCATGGGCGATTTCTACGAAATGTTCTTCGACGATGCGGAAACGGCGGCGCGCGAACTGCAAATCGCCCTCACCTGCCGCAACCCCAACGCCGACCTGCGCGTGCCCATGTGCGGCGTGCCCCACCATTCTGTGGAAGGGTACATCACCCAACTGCTGGAAAAGGGCTTCAAGGTGGCCCTGTGCGACCAGATAGAAGACCCGCGCGAGGCCAAGGGGCTGGTCAAGCGCGCCGTCACCCGCGTGCTGACCCCCGGCACGGTGGTGGAGGACGCCAACCTCGACGCCAAGGGCCACAACTACCTGGGCGCGCTGTTCTGGGACGAGGACAAGGAGGCGGGCGGCTTTGCCTGGCTCGATTTTTCCACCGGCGAATGGTCTGGCCTGCACGCGAAAAAGGCCGCCGACCTGTGGCAGTGGGTGCGCAAGATGCAGCCCCGCGAACTGCTGGTGACCGAAAGCGCGCAGGTGCCCTCGTCCATGTCGCTCACCTCCACCCAGGTGGTGCGGGTGCCGGGCCGGGCGCCCTTCGACCTCAAGGCCGCCACGGAACGGCTGCTGCACGCCCAGGGCGTGCGCGACACCGGCGCGCTGGGCCTTGAAGGAAAGGATGAACTCGTCCGCTCGTGCGGGGCGCTGCTGGCCTACGTGGTGCAGACCCAGAAGCAGGACATCATCCACCTTGCCCCGTTCCGCCCCCTGAACCTGGGCCGCCACCTCCTCGTCGATGAAGTGACGGAGCGCAACCTGGAAATCTTCCGCCGCCTGGATGGCCGCAAGGGTCCGGGCACGCTGTGGCACGTGTTGGACCACACCCAGACCCCCATGGGCGGCCGCCTGCTGGAAGAACGCCTGCGCCACCCCTGGCGCGAGATGGGGCCCATAGAGGAAACCCAGGCGGCGGTAAGTTGGCTGTTCGAACGCGACGACACCCGGCGCGACCTGCGGGCCGGGCTGGACGAGGTGTACGACCTTGAACGGCTGACCACGCGCATCTTCCTGAACCGCGCCGCCCCCAAGGATTACGTGGCCCTGCGCCAGAGCCTGGCCGCCCTGCCCAGGGTGCGCGGCGTGCTGGAACGGCCGGAAACGCCCCACGGCAGCTACCCCACCGACGGCGAGGCACGCGGCGATGGCCGCCCGCCCTTCCTGCGCGCGGCGCTGAAGGGCTGGGACGACCTGTCCGACTATTTCGACCTGCTGGAACGCGCGCTGGTGGACAGCCCGCCCCACCTGGTCACCGAAGGCGGGCTGTTCCGGCCCGGCTTTCACGCCGAACTGGACGAACTGCTGGACCTTACCGAACACGGCGAGAACATGCTGCAGCAACTGCTGGCCGAGGAACAGGCCTCCAGCGGGCTGCCCCGGCTCAAGCTGGGCTTCAACCGGGTGTTCGGCTACTACTTCGAACTGCCGCGCACCGCGTCCGACGCCGTGCCCGAGCACTTCGTGCGCCGCCAGACCCTGGCCAACGCGGAACGTTTCACCACCCCCCGCCTGAAAGAACTGGAAGAAAAGCTGGTTTCGGCCAGCGACCGCCGCAAGTCGCTGGAATACAAATTGTTCCAGAAGCTGCGCGAAACCGTGTCCGAGGCGCGCCCCCGCGTGCTGTTCATGGCCGATCTGCTGGCAGGGTTCGATTATTGGCAGAGCCTTGCGGAAACGGCCCGCCGCTGGAACTGGACCCGCCCCGTGCTGGCGCAGGATACCGACATCCTGATCCGCGAAGGCCGCCACCCCGTGGTGGAGGCCATGCAGGGCAGCGCCAACTTCATCCCCAACGACCTGCGCATGGACGAGGCCCGGCGGCTGCTGCTGATCACCGGCCCCAACATGGCGGGCAAATCCACCGTGCTGCGCCAGACGGCCATCATCTGCCTGCTGGCCCAGATGGGCTCGTTCGTGCCCGCGCGCGAGGCGCGCCTGGGCATCGCCGACCGGGTATTCTCGCGGGTGGGGGCATCGGACAACCTGGCGCAGGGGCAGTCCACCTTCATGGTGGAAATGATGGAAACCGCGCGCATCCTGCGTCAGGCGGGCAAGCGCAGTCTGGTCATCCTGGACGAGATAGGGCGCGGCACCAGCACCTTCGACGGCCTGGCCCTGGCCTGGGCCGTGGTGGAAGAACTGGCCCGCCGCGCTGGCGGCACCATCCGCACCCTGTTCGCCACCCATTACCACGAGCTGACGGCACTGGAAGGGCGCATCCCCGGCGTGCACAACATGAACATCGCCATCCGCGAATGGGGCGGCGAAATCGTGTTCCTGCGCCGCCTGGTGCCCGGCCCGTCCGACCGCAGCTACGGCATCGAGGTGGCCCGGCTTGCCGGGGTGCCGCAGCCGGTGGTACAGCGCGCACGGGAACTGCTGCACGAACTGGAAAAGACCCGCGACGGCAGGGGGGATGCCCCCCGCGCCGCGCGCGCCGTGTTGCCGGGGCTGGACATGCCCGAACCGAAACAGGCCGCCAAACCGCGCGCCCTGCTTGCCGCGCGGGCGGAACCGGTGGCCCATCCGCTGCTTACCACCCTGCGCGACCTGGATACCGACCACCTGACGCCCATGGGGGCGCTGCAACTGCTCAACGAATGGAAACTGCTCTGGGGAGGCCCAGCCCATGCCGAAGATACCGTTCCCGACCAGCCCCCGGCAGCGCCGGGAGACGACCGTGCCTGA
- a CDS encoding tetratricopeptide repeat protein, producing the protein MTLLDRLKAGARTLLGHRRADILSPMGPDAESPGARDALSAIQELSRVVRNDPDAVEIYLALGNLYRLRGDIERAVQIRSSLIVRSGLDPQFKARALFELGRDYRRGGVMDRALAAFDEARALGADPEQITYELALLHADSGAFQEAAAQYARLGFRPAQAHYMVRHAEDLDRCGRPDEARTLLAKAVKVYPGAVEAWRARLVMAARAGEWRRAGKLLREGLERVPASIRFLLLEGLLELEVPALRNDNGAAKPGGASANGANGAGNADFEEKRCATVLAAIEAQEPDLLLQYYGALFLLRCGNREEAGNWLAKAMVLRPDFWAARLELLSLSMEQQHLSPVFRSQLEYFIEHARKVKRFVCGSCGLRREHTFSVCPRCRSWHSATFRLSLQD; encoded by the coding sequence GTGACGCTGCTGGACAGACTGAAGGCGGGCGCGCGCACCCTGCTGGGCCACCGGCGTGCCGACATCCTTTCGCCCATGGGGCCGGATGCCGAATCTCCCGGCGCGCGCGATGCGCTGTCGGCCATCCAGGAACTGAGCCGGGTGGTGCGCAACGACCCGGACGCGGTGGAGATCTACCTTGCCCTCGGCAACCTGTACCGCCTGCGCGGCGACATCGAACGCGCCGTACAGATCCGCAGCAGCCTCATTGTACGGTCCGGACTGGACCCGCAGTTCAAGGCGCGCGCCCTGTTCGAACTGGGCCGCGACTACCGGCGTGGCGGGGTCATGGACCGGGCCCTTGCCGCCTTTGACGAGGCGCGGGCGCTCGGGGCCGATCCGGAGCAGATCACCTATGAACTTGCCCTGCTGCATGCGGACAGCGGCGCCTTTCAGGAAGCGGCGGCGCAGTACGCGCGGCTGGGCTTCCGCCCGGCGCAGGCCCATTACATGGTCCGCCATGCCGAAGACCTGGACCGCTGCGGGCGGCCCGACGAGGCCAGGACGCTGCTGGCCAAGGCCGTAAAGGTCTACCCCGGCGCGGTGGAGGCCTGGCGGGCGCGGCTGGTCATGGCGGCCCGCGCGGGCGAATGGCGGCGTGCGGGCAAGTTGCTGCGCGAAGGACTGGAACGGGTGCCCGCCTCCATCCGCTTTCTGCTGCTTGAAGGATTGCTTGAACTTGAAGTCCCCGCCCTGCGCAACGACAACGGTGCCGCCAAACCCGGCGGAGCGAGTGCGAACGGTGCAAACGGGGCGGGCAACGCGGACTTCGAGGAAAAGCGTTGCGCCACGGTGCTTGCCGCCATAGAGGCGCAGGAGCCGGACCTGCTGCTGCAATACTACGGGGCGCTGTTCCTGCTGCGCTGCGGCAACCGCGAAGAGGCAGGCAACTGGCTGGCCAAGGCCATGGTGCTGCGCCCCGATTTCTGGGCGGCCCGGCTGGAACTGCTGTCGCTGTCCATGGAGCAGCAGCATCTGTCGCCGGTATTCCGCAGCCAGCTGGAATATTTCATCGAGCACGCCCGCAAGGTAAAGCGTTTCGTGTGCGGGTCCTGCGGCCTGCGCCGCGAGCACACCTTCAGCGTGTGCCCGCGCTGCCGCAGCTGGCATTCGGCCACGTTCAGGCTGTCCTTGCAGGATTAG
- a CDS encoding LexA family transcriptional regulator has product MPDAFDTFFARVMQGTDITTQQALARVLGVNRSAITQAKNRDAIPQKWILRLSRVYGLSPDWLEYGRGTPRPAPLAQTFAAAAHGTVHPAPLAAAGAVRGRTAALRPAMPASPLADLPPAVHMVPKVRARLSAGGGSFEVQAMPVGGQPFAHAWLARKGTPSAMVLMDVVGDSMEPEIRDGDTVLVDRATEDLRFGQIYAVGLEDAVLVKRIMRTPDGLALVSDNPAYSPIRVRGDELEQFRVIGRVVWLCRELG; this is encoded by the coding sequence ATGCCGGATGCCTTCGACACTTTCTTCGCCCGGGTCATGCAGGGCACGGACATCACCACGCAGCAGGCTCTTGCCCGCGTGCTGGGGGTGAACCGTAGCGCCATCACCCAGGCCAAGAACCGCGATGCCATCCCGCAGAAATGGATTCTGCGGCTCTCACGGGTGTACGGACTGTCACCCGACTGGCTGGAATACGGGCGCGGCACCCCTCGCCCTGCTCCACTGGCGCAGACCTTCGCGGCAGCGGCACACGGAACGGTTCACCCCGCGCCGCTGGCTGCCGCCGGGGCGGTTCGCGGACGTACGGCAGCATTGCGCCCGGCCATGCCTGCCTCGCCCCTTGCGGATCTGCCCCCCGCCGTGCACATGGTGCCCAAGGTCCGTGCCCGCCTGAGCGCTGGCGGCGGCTCGTTCGAGGTGCAGGCCATGCCCGTGGGCGGCCAGCCCTTCGCGCATGCCTGGCTGGCCCGCAAGGGTACCCCTTCGGCCATGGTGCTCATGGATGTGGTGGGTGACAGCATGGAACCGGAAATCCGCGACGGCGACACCGTACTGGTGGACCGCGCCACCGAAGACCTGCGCTTCGGCCAGATCTATGCCGTGGGCCTGGAAGATGCCGTGCTGGTCAAGCGCATCATGCGCACCCCGGACGGCCTTGCCCTTGTCAGCGACAACCCCGCGTACTCGCCCATCCGCGTGCGTGGCGACGAACTGGAACAGTTCCGCGTCATTGGCCGGGTTGTCTGGCTGTGCCGGGAACTGGGGTAA
- the lysA gene encoding diaminopimelate decarboxylase translates to MHHFQYRDGELHAEDVPVRELASRYGTPLYIYSAATLRRHFQAFDSAFTGVGHLTCYSVKANSNVHLLRLLSEMGAGMDIVSGGELHRALAAGVPGQRIVYSGVGKRDDEIRAALEADILLFNVESMQELERIDAVAGQMGRTARIGVRINPDVDPKTHPYISTGMRNNKFGLDMEQAQAAYLLARDLPNVVPVGIDCHIGSQLTTLAPFLEALDRVLDFHERLRDLGLAITHLDLGGGLGITYGEETPPHPKEFGEAVSERLRGRGLSLILEPGRVIAGNAGILVGRVIYTKSTPSKNFIIADAAMNDLVRPSLYQSYHRIAEVQPAGRDEITADVVGPICESGDFLARDRILPGMQQGDLLAVFSAGAYGFSMSSNYNSRPRAAEVLVDGATARCIRKRETLADLVAPELHAEE, encoded by the coding sequence ATGCACCACTTCCAGTACCGTGACGGCGAACTGCACGCCGAAGACGTGCCGGTGCGCGAACTGGCCAGTCGCTACGGCACCCCGTTGTACATCTATTCGGCGGCCACGCTGCGCCGCCATTTCCAGGCCTTCGACAGCGCGTTCACCGGCGTCGGCCACCTGACCTGCTATTCGGTCAAGGCCAACTCCAACGTGCACCTGCTGCGCCTGCTGTCGGAGATGGGCGCGGGCATGGACATCGTGTCCGGGGGCGAACTGCACCGCGCACTCGCCGCCGGGGTGCCCGGCCAGCGCATCGTGTACAGCGGGGTCGGCAAGCGCGACGACGAAATCCGCGCCGCACTGGAAGCGGATATCCTGCTGTTCAACGTGGAATCGATGCAGGAACTGGAACGCATCGACGCCGTGGCCGGGCAGATGGGCCGCACCGCCCGCATCGGCGTGCGCATCAACCCGGACGTGGACCCGAAGACCCACCCGTACATCTCCACGGGCATGCGCAACAACAAGTTCGGGCTGGACATGGAACAGGCCCAGGCGGCCTACCTGCTGGCCCGCGACCTGCCCAACGTCGTGCCCGTGGGCATCGACTGCCACATCGGCTCGCAGCTCACCACCCTGGCCCCGTTCCTGGAAGCGCTGGACCGGGTGCTGGACTTCCACGAACGGCTGCGCGACCTGGGGCTTGCCATCACCCATCTGGACCTTGGCGGCGGACTCGGCATCACCTATGGGGAGGAAACCCCGCCCCATCCCAAGGAATTCGGCGAGGCCGTCTCCGAACGGCTGCGCGGGCGCGGGTTGTCGCTGATCCTGGAGCCGGGGCGGGTCATCGCGGGCAACGCCGGCATTCTGGTGGGCCGGGTAATCTACACCAAGTCCACGCCCAGCAAGAACTTCATCATCGCGGACGCGGCCATGAACGACCTTGTCCGCCCCTCGCTGTACCAGTCGTACCACCGCATCGCAGAGGTGCAGCCCGCCGGGCGCGACGAGATCACCGCCGACGTGGTGGGCCCCATCTGCGAATCGGGCGACTTTCTGGCGCGCGACCGCATCCTGCCGGGCATGCAGCAGGGCGACCTGCTGGCGGTGTTCTCCGCCGGGGCGTACGGCTTTTCCATGAGCTCCAACTACAACTCGCGCCCCCGCGCAGCCGAGGTGCTGGTGGACGGGGCAACGGCGCGGTGCATCCGCAAGCGCGAGACCCTGGCCGATCTGGTGGCCCCGGAACTGCACGCGGAAGAGTGA